The following are encoded in a window of uncultured Ilyobacter sp. genomic DNA:
- a CDS encoding response regulator transcription factor produces the protein MNSYKVLLVDDDAAVCKVIKRALKLENIDIISAENGKEADSLVKLQAFDLIILDVSLGDTDGFQILKKIRADGNDVPIIFLSGNQRENDKILALGMGADDYITKPFSIFLLVAKIKAHLRRGDKIKDFHTSLRKIIQGPFTLDTETFQLFKNEKEVFLSSKEIMLMKFFMENPNIVFSKDQIYEKVWNNSIVDDNTIMVYMRHLRKKLEDDPKSPKFFQTVWGIGYKFNNYIK, from the coding sequence TTGAACAGTTATAAGGTTTTATTGGTAGATGATGATGCAGCTGTATGTAAGGTTATAAAAAGGGCTCTAAAGCTTGAAAATATAGATATAATATCTGCAGAAAATGGAAAAGAAGCTGACTCTCTTGTAAAATTACAGGCTTTCGATTTGATCATACTTGACGTTAGTTTGGGTGACACCGATGGATTCCAGATTTTAAAAAAAATAAGAGCAGATGGGAATGATGTCCCGATAATCTTCCTGAGCGGAAATCAACGTGAAAATGATAAAATCCTGGCCTTGGGAATGGGGGCAGATGATTATATAACGAAACCCTTTAGTATATTTTTATTGGTTGCAAAAATTAAAGCCCACTTAAGGAGAGGGGATAAAATAAAAGACTTTCACACCTCTTTAAGAAAAATTATCCAGGGACCTTTTACCTTAGACACTGAGACTTTTCAGCTGTTTAAAAATGAAAAAGAGGTTTTTCTCTCATCAAAAGAGATAATGCTTATGAAGTTTTTTATGGAAAATCCAAATATAGTATTTTCAAAAGATCAAATTTACGAAAAAGTATGGAACAATTCCATAGTTGACGACAATACCATCATGGTCTATATGCGTCATTTGAGAAAAAAACTTGAAGATGACCCTAAAAGTCCAAAATTTTTTCAGACTGTCTGGGGAATTGGGTATAAGTTCAATAATTATATAAAATAA